One Pseudomonas abieticivorans genomic region harbors:
- a CDS encoding zinc-binding dehydrogenase, with the protein MRSTVHSVFGEPADVLTLGESPVPQPGPGQVRIKTVLSPIHNHDLWTVRGQYGYKPELPAIGGSEAVGVVDALGEGVEGVPVGQRFAVAGVHGTWAEYFIAPAKLLVPLPPAIADETAAQLIAMPLSALMLLEFLEVERGAWIVQNTANGAVGKTLAMLAAARGVNTVNLVRRDAGVAELSALGIQNAVSTAQSGWQEKVRAIVGDAPILAAVDSVGGQASGELLALLGDGGVLVSFGAMASEPMQISSGDLIFKQAIVKGFWGTKASAALTPEDKRRLFGELLGLAASGELKLPVEAVYDLADSAKAAAASLQPGRKGKVLLRP; encoded by the coding sequence ATGCGTAGCACCGTGCACAGCGTTTTCGGCGAACCGGCCGACGTCCTGACCCTGGGTGAGAGCCCCGTGCCGCAACCGGGCCCAGGCCAAGTGCGGATCAAGACCGTGCTCTCGCCCATTCACAACCATGACTTGTGGACCGTGCGCGGCCAGTACGGCTACAAGCCCGAACTGCCGGCCATCGGTGGCAGCGAGGCAGTGGGGGTGGTCGATGCGCTGGGTGAGGGCGTCGAGGGCGTGCCTGTGGGCCAACGCTTTGCCGTCGCCGGCGTGCACGGCACCTGGGCTGAGTACTTCATAGCCCCGGCGAAATTGCTGGTGCCTCTGCCGCCGGCCATCGCCGATGAAACCGCCGCGCAACTGATCGCCATGCCGCTCAGCGCGCTGATGCTGCTCGAATTCCTGGAGGTGGAACGTGGCGCCTGGATCGTCCAGAACACCGCCAACGGCGCGGTCGGCAAGACCCTGGCGATGCTGGCCGCAGCACGTGGGGTAAACACCGTCAACCTGGTGCGCCGTGATGCCGGCGTGGCCGAGTTGAGCGCGTTGGGCATCCAGAATGCCGTGTCTACCGCGCAAAGCGGCTGGCAGGAAAAAGTCCGCGCCATCGTCGGCGACGCACCGATCCTGGCGGCCGTGGACTCGGTGGGCGGCCAGGCCAGTGGCGAGCTATTGGCCTTGCTGGGCGACGGCGGCGTGCTGGTGTCGTTCGGTGCGATGGCCTCCGAGCCGATGCAGATTTCTTCGGGTGACCTGATCTTCAAGCAGGCTATCGTCAAGGGCTTCTGGGGCACCAAGGCCAGCGCCGCGCTGACGCCCGAAGACAAGCGCCGGCTGTTCGGCGAGTTGTTGGGCCTGGCGGCCAGTGGCGAGCTGAAACTGCCGGTGGAAGCGGTGTACGACCTGGCGGATTCGGCCAAAGCGGCGGCCGCCAGCTTGCAGCCTGGGCGCAAGGGCAAGGTGTTGCTGCGCCCCTGA
- a CDS encoding PQQ-dependent dehydrogenase, methanol/ethanol family, translated as MGLWRHSLHHPQPGTAPLTTALLIALGLGAGSTFSAFAQTPANVDGARISAADSEPGNWMSTGRTYDEQRFSPLKQINDANVGKLGLAWSYKLDIDRGVEATPIVVDGVMYTTGPFSIVYALDARDGTLLWKYDPKSDRSRAGEACCDAVNRGVAVWNGKVYVGVLDGRLEAIDAKTGQRVWSVDTRSDPSRSITITGAPRIVKGRVIIGNGGAEYGVRGYITAYDAETGKQDWRFFTVPGDPKLPPENKAMAIAAKTWFGDKFVEQGGGGTVWDSMSYDPKLNLLYIGVGNASSWNPRLRSEGKGDNLFLSSIVAINPDTGEYVWHYQTTPGDAWDFTATAHIMLADLVIDGKPRQVLMQSPKNGFFYVIDRATGELLSAKNIVPINWATGVDMQTGRPMVDEKAAVYWTDPERKAKLVQPAFWGAHDWQPMSYNPATGLVYIPAHIMSALYQDVDGHPRKKFKSMYQLQVNTGMMPEDPEGLRKLADTWTGKLIAWDPLKQEARWEVPYSTIFNGGTLSTAGNLLFEGTADGRVVAYSADKGKLLWEQPANTGVMAGPVTYEVNGEQYVTFMAGWGGAFSTFAGALSLKAGVKPNAQVLTYKIGGTAKLPDLKYKYADHKVDPPPFTGTIAQVDQGRALFNGHCDTCHGINAISGGVLPDLRMLSKENHQMFLGIVYGARVPDGMPSFAEELTPEQVELIHQYVIKRSHDLLGTMQTATRP; from the coding sequence ATGGGCCTTTGGCGGCATTCGTTGCACCACCCTCAGCCTGGAACCGCCCCCCTCACCACCGCGCTACTGATTGCCCTTGGGCTGGGCGCCGGTTCAACCTTCAGTGCCTTTGCCCAGACCCCGGCCAATGTCGACGGCGCGCGCATCAGTGCCGCCGACAGCGAGCCCGGCAACTGGATGAGCACCGGCCGCACCTATGACGAACAGCGTTTCAGCCCGCTCAAACAGATCAACGACGCCAACGTCGGCAAGCTGGGCCTGGCCTGGAGCTACAAGCTGGACATCGACCGGGGCGTGGAAGCCACGCCCATCGTGGTGGATGGGGTGATGTACACCACCGGGCCGTTCTCCATCGTCTATGCGCTGGATGCGCGTGACGGCACGCTGCTGTGGAAGTACGACCCCAAGTCTGACCGCAGCCGTGCCGGCGAAGCCTGCTGCGATGCGGTAAACCGCGGCGTGGCGGTGTGGAACGGCAAGGTATACGTCGGCGTGCTGGACGGCCGCCTGGAAGCCATCGACGCCAAGACCGGCCAGCGCGTGTGGTCGGTCGATACCCGTTCGGACCCCAGCCGCAGTATCACCATCACCGGTGCGCCGCGCATCGTCAAAGGCCGGGTGATCATCGGCAACGGCGGCGCCGAGTATGGCGTGCGTGGCTATATCACCGCCTACGACGCCGAGACCGGCAAGCAGGACTGGCGCTTCTTCACTGTGCCCGGCGATCCCAAGCTGCCGCCGGAAAACAAGGCCATGGCGATCGCCGCCAAGACCTGGTTCGGCGACAAGTTCGTCGAACAGGGTGGCGGCGGCACGGTCTGGGACTCGATGTCCTACGACCCCAAGCTCAACCTCTTGTACATCGGCGTGGGCAACGCCTCCTCGTGGAACCCCAGGCTGCGCTCCGAAGGCAAGGGCGACAACCTGTTTTTGTCTTCCATCGTGGCCATCAACCCGGACACCGGCGAGTACGTGTGGCACTACCAGACGACACCGGGTGACGCCTGGGACTTCACCGCCACCGCGCACATCATGCTGGCTGACCTGGTGATCGACGGCAAGCCGCGCCAAGTGCTGATGCAATCACCCAAGAATGGGTTTTTCTACGTGATCGACCGCGCCACCGGCGAGCTGTTGTCGGCCAAGAACATCGTGCCGATCAACTGGGCCACCGGCGTGGACATGCAGACCGGCCGGCCAATGGTGGACGAGAAGGCCGCCGTGTACTGGACCGACCCCGAGCGCAAGGCCAAGCTGGTTCAGCCGGCCTTCTGGGGCGCCCACGACTGGCAGCCAATGTCGTATAACCCGGCCACCGGCCTTGTGTACATCCCCGCCCACATCATGTCGGCGCTGTACCAGGACGTCGATGGCCACCCGCGCAAGAAATTCAAGAGCATGTACCAGTTGCAGGTCAACACCGGGATGATGCCCGAAGACCCCGAAGGCCTGCGCAAGCTGGCCGACACCTGGACCGGCAAGCTGATCGCCTGGGACCCGCTCAAGCAGGAGGCGCGCTGGGAGGTGCCCTACTCGACCATCTTCAACGGCGGCACCCTGAGCACCGCCGGCAATTTACTGTTCGAAGGCACGGCCGATGGCCGCGTGGTGGCCTACTCGGCTGACAAGGGCAAACTGCTCTGGGAGCAACCGGCCAACACCGGGGTGATGGCCGGCCCCGTGACTTATGAGGTGAACGGCGAGCAGTACGTGACGTTCATGGCCGGCTGGGGCGGCGCGTTTTCCACCTTTGCTGGCGCCCTGTCGCTCAAGGCCGGGGTAAAGCCCAACGCCCAGGTGCTGACCTACAAGATTGGCGGCACGGCCAAGCTGCCGGACCTGAAGTACAAATACGCCGACCACAAGGTCGACCCACCTCCCTTCACCGGCACCATCGCCCAGGTCGACCAGGGCCGCGCGCTGTTCAATGGCCACTGCGACACCTGCCACGGCATCAACGCGATCAGCGGCGGCGTGCTGCCGGACCTGCGCATGCTCAGCAAGGAAAACCACCAGATGTTCCTGGGCATCGTCTACGGCGCCCGGGTGCCCGACGGCATGCCGTCGTTCGCCGAAGAGCTGACGCCCGAGCAGGTCGAGCTGATCCACCAGTACGTGATCAAACGCTCCCACGACCTGCTGGGCACGATGCAAACCGCGACCCGACCTTGA
- the aldA gene encoding aldehyde dehydrogenase — MTQTYQHYIANDWHSSQALIEVYNPANAQLLARIPQASDAQVDQAIEAARKAQKAWALTPAIERAGHLRRIASKVREHAERLARVITQEQGKVPALALVEVHFTADYLDYMAEWARRLEGEILTSDRVGEHIFLQRKPLGVVAGILPWNFPFFLIARKMAPALVTGNTIVIKPSEETPINCFEFARLVAETDLPSGVFNVVGGTGAVAGHALTRHPGIDLISFTGSVATGSRIMAAAAPNITKLNLELGGKAPAIVLADADLALAVRAITASRVINTGQVCNCAERVYVERKVADAFIQQLSTAMAATRYGDPSRQGDLDMGPLINQAGLDKVAQMVRTASDQGAQIITGGAVADLGAGFHYQPTVLAGCTAQMEIMRKEIFGPVLPVQIVDSLEQAIALANDSEYGLTSSLYTRNLSAALKASRELDFGETYVNRENFEAMQGFHAGTRKSGIGGADGKHGLYEYTHTHVVYLQE, encoded by the coding sequence ATGACCCAGACTTACCAGCATTACATTGCCAACGACTGGCACAGCAGCCAAGCGCTGATCGAGGTGTACAACCCGGCCAATGCCCAGTTGCTCGCGCGCATCCCCCAAGCCAGTGATGCGCAGGTAGACCAGGCCATCGAGGCGGCCCGCAAGGCGCAAAAAGCCTGGGCCCTGACGCCGGCCATCGAACGCGCCGGGCACCTGCGCCGTATCGCCAGCAAGGTCCGCGAGCACGCCGAACGCCTGGCCCGCGTCATCACCCAGGAGCAAGGCAAGGTGCCGGCGCTGGCCTTGGTGGAAGTGCACTTCACCGCCGACTACCTGGACTACATGGCCGAGTGGGCGCGACGCCTGGAGGGTGAAATACTCACCAGCGACCGGGTCGGCGAGCACATCTTTTTGCAGCGCAAGCCCTTGGGCGTGGTGGCGGGGATTTTGCCGTGGAATTTCCCGTTCTTTTTGATTGCCCGCAAGATGGCCCCCGCCTTGGTCACCGGCAACACCATCGTGATCAAGCCCAGTGAGGAAACCCCGATCAACTGCTTCGAGTTCGCCCGCCTGGTGGCAGAAACCGACCTGCCCAGCGGGGTGTTCAACGTGGTCGGCGGCACGGGTGCCGTCGCCGGGCACGCGCTCACCCGCCACCCCGGCATAGACCTGATCAGCTTTACCGGTAGCGTGGCCACCGGTTCCCGGATCATGGCCGCCGCTGCGCCCAACATCACCAAGCTCAACCTGGAGTTGGGCGGCAAGGCGCCGGCCATCGTGCTGGCCGATGCCGACCTTGCGCTGGCGGTACGGGCCATCACCGCCTCGCGGGTGATCAACACCGGCCAGGTATGCAACTGCGCCGAGCGCGTGTATGTGGAGCGCAAGGTGGCGGACGCGTTCATCCAGCAGCTGTCCACGGCCATGGCCGCGACCCGCTATGGCGACCCCTCCCGCCAGGGCGACCTGGACATGGGCCCGCTGATCAACCAGGCCGGGCTCGACAAGGTGGCGCAGATGGTTCGCACCGCCAGCGACCAGGGCGCCCAGATCATCACCGGTGGCGCGGTGGCGGACCTGGGCGCGGGCTTCCACTACCAGCCCACCGTACTGGCGGGCTGCACGGCGCAGATGGAAATCATGCGCAAGGAGATCTTCGGCCCGGTGCTACCGGTGCAGATCGTCGACAGCCTGGAGCAAGCCATCGCCCTGGCCAACGACAGTGAGTACGGCCTGACCTCATCGCTGTACACCCGCAACCTGAGCGCCGCGCTCAAGGCCAGCCGCGAACTGGACTTTGGCGAAACCTACGTCAACCGGGAGAACTTCGAGGCCATGCAGGGCTTCCATGCCGGCACGCGCAAATCCGGGATCGGCGGCGCCGACGGCAAGCATGGGTTGTACGAGTACACCCATACCCATGTGGTGTACCTGCAGGAGTAG
- a CDS encoding sigma-54-dependent Fis family transcriptional regulator, giving the protein MPTTPQDRASGEMSAFIKDHFGERAVQPSAVIAQSWYRSVIRHQLDPRATNVKQILSAADIRRHQAQHQEYLAIASQGVTGLAKRVVQAGFAVLLSDEHGVTLDARLPSQSSAYTRSGLVVGARWDESIAGTNGIGTGLAAAQAMTIHREEHFLNANFGLSCSVSPIFDAQGALRGCLNATSLNSDGPKEAQYLTLQLVIMYARLIENVQFRHMYRDGLTLAIKPRDDITDLVNEQLLALDESGRIIGANRAAFVAHEHRLLGRRIEDLLAANVDELLNLTQGGARGVQLRELQQGTLIDLGLRIPLCRLPKPSVPTTTLAQHPRLDELGGQDPRLQEAVRRVRKVLDKGISILITGETGTGKEAFARAIHAASARRAGPFVALNCAAIPESLIESELFGYRGGSFTGANRKGLKGKLEQANGGTLFLDEIGDMPAHLQTRLLRVLAEREISPLGSEAPVRLDIDVVSATHQALAQMIAAKQFREDLYYRLSGMTLHVPALRERSDRAALIARLLAAQPGARGLQVTPEAAARLDHYPWPGNVRQLLNTLRYAVASAENGCIGLDCLPQELHAMAAPTWAPPTALKALSQQRDDDEAGHLYSALRQHRWNISAAAHSMGISRSTLYRKMKRHAIVPPNAQG; this is encoded by the coding sequence ATGCCGACAACCCCACAGGACAGAGCCTCGGGCGAAATGAGCGCCTTTATCAAGGACCACTTCGGCGAGCGCGCCGTGCAGCCTAGCGCGGTGATCGCGCAATCCTGGTACCGCAGCGTCATCCGCCACCAGCTCGACCCGCGCGCCACCAACGTCAAGCAGATCCTCAGCGCCGCCGACATCCGCCGGCACCAGGCCCAGCATCAGGAGTACCTTGCTATCGCCAGCCAGGGCGTCACAGGCCTGGCCAAGCGGGTGGTACAGGCCGGGTTCGCGGTACTGCTGAGCGACGAGCACGGGGTCACGCTGGACGCACGCCTGCCCAGCCAGTCCAGCGCCTACACCCGTTCGGGCCTGGTGGTGGGGGCGCGCTGGGACGAATCCATCGCCGGCACCAATGGCATCGGCACCGGCCTTGCGGCGGCGCAAGCGATGACCATCCACCGCGAAGAGCATTTTCTGAATGCCAATTTCGGCCTCAGTTGCTCGGTGTCACCGATCTTCGATGCCCAGGGCGCGCTGCGCGGTTGCCTGAACGCCACGAGCCTGAACAGCGACGGGCCCAAGGAGGCGCAGTACCTGACGCTGCAACTGGTGATCATGTACGCGCGGCTGATCGAGAACGTGCAATTTCGGCACATGTATCGCGATGGCCTGACGCTGGCTATCAAGCCACGGGACGACATCACTGACCTGGTCAATGAACAACTGCTGGCCTTGGATGAAAGCGGTCGCATCATCGGCGCCAACCGTGCCGCTTTCGTCGCCCACGAGCATCGTTTGCTGGGCCGTCGGATCGAGGACCTGCTGGCGGCTAATGTTGATGAATTGCTGAACCTGACCCAGGGCGGCGCCCGTGGCGTGCAGTTGCGAGAGCTGCAGCAAGGCACGTTGATTGACCTGGGTTTGCGCATACCCCTGTGCCGGCTCCCCAAACCGTCGGTGCCCACCACGACCCTCGCGCAGCACCCGCGCCTGGACGAGTTGGGTGGCCAGGACCCACGCCTTCAAGAGGCCGTGCGACGGGTGCGCAAGGTGCTCGACAAGGGCATCTCGATCCTGATCACCGGCGAAACGGGGACCGGCAAGGAGGCTTTCGCACGCGCCATCCATGCCGCCAGTGCACGTCGCGCCGGGCCCTTCGTGGCGCTCAACTGCGCGGCCATCCCGGAAAGCCTGATCGAGAGCGAACTGTTCGGTTACCGCGGTGGCAGTTTCACCGGCGCCAACCGCAAAGGCCTGAAAGGCAAGCTGGAACAAGCCAATGGCGGCACGTTGTTCCTGGATGAGATCGGCGACATGCCGGCGCACCTGCAAACGCGCTTGCTGCGGGTACTGGCCGAGCGCGAGATCTCGCCGTTGGGCAGCGAGGCGCCAGTGCGCCTGGACATCGACGTGGTGTCGGCCACCCACCAGGCGCTGGCGCAGATGATCGCCGCCAAGCAGTTTCGTGAAGACCTGTATTACCGCTTGAGCGGCATGACGCTGCACGTGCCGGCCTTGCGCGAGCGCAGTGATCGAGCGGCCTTGATTGCCCGACTGCTGGCCGCCCAACCGGGTGCCCGTGGCTTGCAGGTCACGCCTGAGGCTGCGGCGCGGCTGGATCACTACCCCTGGCCCGGCAACGTGCGCCAGTTGTTGAACACGCTGCGCTACGCGGTGGCGTCGGCCGAGAACGGCTGCATCGGCCTTGACTGCCTGCCGCAGGAACTCCACGCCATGGCAGCGCCCACCTGGGCACCGCCCACGGCGCTCAAGGCACTGTCACAGCAACGGGACGACGATGAGGCGGGCCATCTCTACAGCGCCTTGCGCCAGCACCGCTGGAACATCAGCGCGGCGGCGCACAGCATGGGTATCTCGCGCTCCACGCTGTACCGGAAAATGAAGCGGCACGCCATCGTGCCGCCCAACGCGCAGGGCTAA
- the pssA gene encoding CDP-diacylglycerol--serine O-phosphatidyltransferase, whose product MRPTSPRSILDTLPGFAMAADAISTLPGPADYRRCLLERIAGARRRIYIVALYLQQDEAGQELLDALYAAKAARPELDIVVAVDWFRAQRGLIGGGKQPGNAGWYQAERLKHGLEVPVYGVPIQTRELFGVLHLKGHVIDDCVIYSGASINNVYLQKFDQYRLDRYHVLSNPMLADAMQALIDSALVGAQAVHRLDEPAPAKSRSLSRSIRTFRSQLKRAAYDTRQAHLDTSGLRVIPLVGVGRNNPLNQALVALIAASQHRLTLCTPYFNLPAVLIREVNRALKRGVTIDIIMGDKTANDFYSPPDEPFSIISVLPYVYEGNLRAFARKYQDAIARGQLNLHLWKDGDNTFHLKGVWVDQRYTLLTGNNLNPRGFRLDLENALLIDDPQAEWAGPRDAELAQLAKQTTRIEHYTVLDMPEEYPAKVRTFLRRIKRARVGRMVNALL is encoded by the coding sequence ATGCGACCCACCTCACCTCGCTCCATCCTGGACACGCTCCCAGGCTTTGCCATGGCCGCCGACGCGATCAGCACGTTGCCGGGCCCCGCCGACTACCGCCGCTGCCTGCTCGAACGCATCGCCGGCGCCCGGCGGCGCATCTACATCGTCGCCCTGTACTTGCAGCAGGATGAGGCCGGGCAGGAGCTTCTGGACGCACTGTATGCCGCCAAAGCCGCCCGGCCCGAGCTTGACATCGTGGTGGCGGTGGACTGGTTTCGTGCCCAGCGCGGCTTGATCGGTGGCGGCAAACAGCCCGGCAATGCCGGCTGGTATCAGGCCGAGCGCTTGAAGCACGGGCTGGAGGTGCCGGTGTATGGCGTGCCGATCCAGACCCGCGAGCTATTCGGGGTACTGCACCTCAAGGGCCACGTGATCGATGATTGCGTGATTTACAGCGGCGCCAGCATCAATAACGTCTACCTGCAGAAATTCGATCAGTACCGGCTCGACCGCTACCACGTGCTGAGCAACCCGATGCTGGCCGACGCGATGCAGGCATTGATTGACAGTGCGCTGGTGGGAGCCCAGGCCGTGCATCGCCTGGACGAGCCGGCCCCGGCTAAATCGCGCAGCCTGAGCCGCTCGATCAGAACCTTCAGGAGCCAGCTCAAGCGCGCCGCCTACGATACCCGCCAAGCCCATCTGGACACGTCGGGTTTGCGGGTGATCCCGCTGGTGGGCGTGGGCCGCAACAACCCGCTCAACCAGGCGCTGGTGGCCTTGATCGCCGCCAGCCAGCACCGCCTGACCCTGTGCACGCCGTACTTCAACCTGCCGGCGGTGCTGATCCGCGAGGTCAACCGTGCGCTCAAGCGCGGCGTGACCATCGACATCATCATGGGCGACAAGACCGCGAACGATTTCTACAGCCCGCCCGATGAGCCGTTCAGCATCATCAGCGTGCTGCCGTACGTGTACGAAGGCAACCTGCGGGCCTTTGCGCGCAAGTACCAGGACGCCATCGCCCGTGGCCAACTGAACCTGCACCTGTGGAAAGACGGCGACAATACCTTCCACCTAAAGGGCGTGTGGGTGGACCAGCGCTACACCCTGCTGACCGGCAACAACCTCAACCCCCGCGGCTTTCGCCTGGACCTGGAAAACGCTCTGCTGATCGACGACCCGCAGGCGGAGTGGGCCGGCCCTCGCGACGCGGAACTGGCGCAGTTGGCCAAGCAAACCACACGCATCGAGCATTACACGGTGCTGGACATGCCCGAAGAATACCCGGCCAAAGTGCGCACGTTCCTGCGGCGCATCAAGCGGGCGCGGGTGGGGCGCATGGTCAATGCCCTTCTGTAA
- a CDS encoding flavin-containing monooxygenase, giving the protein MSAQPQPPLEYTDVLIVGAGLSGIGAAYYLQKEQPGSRYVILESREACGGTWDVFRYPGVRSDSDLHTFGYAFKPWVQDKSIAGAQAILDYLRSTAAENGIDAHIRYRHRVISAAWCSAQARWTVEVELGDSGARSRLQCRWLFAAAGYYRCDQGYSPPLAGIEQFRGPVIHPQHWPQGLDYSAKQVLVIGSGATAMTLVPALAKQAAQVTLLQRTPSYVVSLPSADPIANALRRWLPAKLAYALTRRKNIGMQRGIWRFCRTYPKAARKLIRFMNQRALPKGYPVDEHFNPPYNPWEQRLCVVPDGDLFKAISAGKATVVTDHIQTFTPQGVRLKSGRELAADIVVTATGLNIQIFGGVQLSVDGQAVDMSRKVAFRGMMLDGVPNFAFAVGYTNASWTLKVGLLCEHFCRILSHMKQHDYAICRPELPCPDMPTRPLLDFGAGYVLRALDSLPRQGEGAPWLMPMDYRQDVKVMRDGPVEDPQLMFAKAALQPGCETGVQRQGRSVDMPTL; this is encoded by the coding sequence ATGTCAGCCCAACCCCAGCCGCCGCTTGAGTACACCGATGTGCTGATCGTGGGCGCCGGCCTCTCTGGCATTGGTGCGGCGTACTACTTGCAGAAGGAACAGCCCGGCAGCCGCTACGTGATCCTGGAAAGCCGCGAGGCCTGCGGCGGCACCTGGGATGTGTTCCGCTACCCTGGCGTGCGCTCCGACTCGGACTTGCACACCTTCGGCTATGCCTTCAAACCCTGGGTGCAGGACAAATCCATTGCCGGTGCCCAGGCCATCCTCGACTACCTGCGCAGCACTGCCGCCGAAAATGGCATCGACGCGCATATTCGTTATCGGCACCGCGTGATCAGCGCCGCCTGGTGCAGTGCCCAGGCCCGCTGGACGGTGGAGGTCGAGCTTGGCGACAGTGGCGCACGCAGCCGCTTGCAATGCCGCTGGCTGTTCGCCGCCGCCGGCTATTACCGTTGCGACCAGGGCTACAGCCCGCCGCTTGCTGGCATCGAGCAGTTCCGCGGACCGGTGATCCACCCCCAGCACTGGCCCCAGGGCCTGGACTACAGCGCCAAGCAGGTGCTGGTGATCGGCAGCGGCGCCACCGCCATGACCCTGGTGCCCGCGCTGGCCAAGCAGGCCGCGCAGGTCACCCTGCTGCAACGCACGCCCAGCTACGTGGTGAGCCTGCCCTCGGCCGACCCCATCGCCAATGCCCTGCGCCGCTGGCTACCGGCCAAACTGGCTTATGCCCTGACCCGGCGCAAGAACATCGGCATGCAGCGGGGCATCTGGCGCTTTTGCCGCACGTACCCCAAGGCTGCGCGCAAGCTGATCCGCTTCATGAACCAGCGCGCACTGCCCAAGGGCTACCCGGTGGACGAGCACTTCAACCCACCCTACAACCCCTGGGAGCAGCGCCTGTGCGTGGTGCCGGACGGCGACCTGTTCAAGGCCATCTCGGCGGGCAAGGCCACGGTGGTGACCGACCACATCCAGACCTTTACCCCCCAGGGCGTGCGGTTGAAGTCCGGCCGTGAACTGGCGGCCGACATCGTCGTGACCGCCACCGGCTTGAACATCCAGATATTCGGCGGCGTGCAACTGAGCGTGGACGGCCAGGCGGTGGACATGTCACGCAAGGTCGCCTTCCGCGGCATGATGCTCGACGGCGTGCCTAACTTCGCCTTTGCCGTGGGCTACACCAACGCGTCATGGACGCTGAAGGTGGGGCTGTTGTGCGAACACTTCTGCCGCATCCTGAGCCACATGAAGCAACACGACTATGCCATCTGCCGCCCCGAACTGCCTTGCCCCGACATGCCCACCCGGCCATTGCTGGACTTCGGCGCCGGCTACGTGCTGCGCGCGCTCGACAGCCTGCCACGCCAAGGTGAGGGTGCGCCCTGGCTGATGCCAATGGACTACCGGCAAGACGTCAAGGTGATGCGTGACGGGCCGGTCGAAGACCCGCAGTTGATGTTTGCCAAAGCCGCCTTGCAGCCCGGGTGTGAGACAGGTGTCCAGCGTCAGGGGCGCAGTGTAGATATGCCCACCCTGTAG
- the msrA gene encoding peptide-methionine (S)-S-oxide reductase MsrA, whose translation MTTQTETAILAGGCFWGMQDLLRRYPGVLHTRVGYSGGDVPNATYRNHGTHAEAIEIVFDPAIISYRQILEFFFQIHDPSTKNRQGNDVGTSYRSALFYLTPEQKHVAEETIADVDASDLWPGKVATEVAPAGPFWEAEPEHQDYLERLPNGYTCHFIRPNWKLPARA comes from the coding sequence ATGACCACCCAAACCGAAACCGCGATCCTGGCCGGCGGCTGTTTCTGGGGCATGCAAGACCTGCTACGGCGCTACCCCGGCGTGTTGCACACGCGGGTCGGCTACAGCGGCGGCGATGTGCCCAACGCCACGTATCGCAACCATGGTACCCATGCCGAAGCCATCGAGATCGTGTTCGACCCAGCCATCATCAGCTATCGGCAAATTCTGGAGTTTTTCTTCCAGATCCACGACCCGTCGACTAAAAACCGCCAGGGCAACGACGTGGGCACCAGCTACCGTTCGGCGTTGTTCTACCTGACCCCTGAACAGAAGCACGTGGCCGAAGAGACCATCGCCGACGTCGATGCCTCTGACCTGTGGCCGGGCAAGGTGGCCACCGAGGTCGCCCCTGCAGGCCCCTTCTGGGAAGCCGAGCCTGAGCATCAGGACTACCTGGAGCGCCTGCCCAATGGCTATACCTGCCATTTCATCCGGCCCAACTGGAAGCTGCCGGCGCGTGCATAA
- a CDS encoding ester cyclase, which yields MSTPDLRNVYQGYIQCLNQQNWSALGDFVSNDVHYNGKRIGVSGYRDMLERDFKQIPDLHFTIALLVADSATVASRLQFACSPSGVFLGLAVNGRHVHFTENVFYQFEGGKIAHVWSVIDKAAIESQL from the coding sequence GTGAGCACTCCTGACCTGCGCAATGTATACCAAGGTTACATCCAGTGCCTGAACCAGCAGAACTGGTCGGCACTGGGTGATTTCGTCAGCAACGACGTGCATTACAACGGTAAGCGGATCGGCGTTAGCGGTTATCGCGACATGCTGGAACGGGACTTCAAGCAGATCCCCGACCTGCACTTCACGATCGCACTGCTGGTGGCCGACTCGGCGACCGTCGCCAGCCGTCTGCAATTTGCCTGCAGCCCCAGCGGTGTGTTCCTGGGGCTGGCGGTCAATGGCCGGCACGTGCACTTTACCGAAAACGTGTTTTACCAATTTGAAGGCGGCAAGATCGCCCACGTGTGGTCGGTAATCGACAAGGCGGCTATCGAGTCGCAGCTCTAG